From Candidatus Sphingomonas colombiensis, one genomic window encodes:
- a CDS encoding pseudouridine synthase, whose amino-acid sequence MPSHPSDQHPTHRIAKLLARAGVASRREVERMIEEGRVAKDGVIIETPATLLASLDGVTVDDQPVEAAPPPARLFIFHKPAGVLTTERDPRGRPTIYDRMPKDLPRLMPVGRLDYSTEGLLLMTNDGELKRQLELPATGVQRAYRARAYGQVSQPQLESLIEGVEIEGIRYGSIDANIERRTGANVWIEMILTEGKNREVRRVLEHLGLEVSRLIRIRYGPFILGEMPVGSIGEVRPNDLAAFRHSLDHKGQQLGAIAVSSLSAPAPRRPRRAPVAGAPRAPRPATTPVAAPGANKAPAPAKAREGAEPPVTPPTGRPARPPQRKAGWARPKPPTGPKRPRK is encoded by the coding sequence ATGCCGAGCCATCCGTCAGACCAGCACCCCACTCACCGCATCGCCAAGCTCCTTGCGCGCGCCGGCGTCGCATCGCGACGCGAGGTCGAACGCATGATCGAGGAGGGCCGCGTCGCGAAGGACGGCGTGATCATCGAAACCCCCGCGACCCTGCTCGCATCGCTCGACGGCGTGACCGTCGATGATCAGCCGGTCGAGGCCGCCCCGCCCCCGGCGCGGCTGTTTATCTTCCATAAGCCGGCCGGCGTGCTCACCACCGAGCGTGATCCCCGTGGCCGCCCGACAATCTATGACCGGATGCCGAAGGATCTGCCCCGGCTGATGCCGGTCGGCCGGCTCGATTACAGCACCGAAGGGCTGCTGCTGATGACCAACGACGGTGAGTTGAAGCGACAGCTCGAGCTTCCCGCGACCGGGGTGCAGCGCGCCTATCGCGCGCGCGCCTATGGCCAGGTCTCCCAGCCGCAACTCGAATCGCTGATCGAGGGTGTGGAGATCGAGGGCATCCGCTACGGCTCGATCGACGCCAATATCGAGCGGCGCACCGGCGCCAACGTGTGGATCGAGATGATCCTCACCGAAGGCAAGAATCGCGAAGTACGCCGCGTGCTCGAACATCTCGGGCTGGAGGTCAGTCGGTTGATCCGCATCCGTTATGGCCCGTTCATTCTCGGGGAGATGCCGGTCGGCAGCATCGGCGAGGTGCGCCCGAACGATCTTGCCGCGTTCCGCCATTCGCTGGATCACAAGGGGCAGCAGCTTGGTGCGATAGCGGTCTCTTCCCTGTCAGCGCCGGCACCGCGCCGACCGCGCCGCGCGCCCGTTGCCGGCGCTCCCCGCGCGCCGCGACCGGCTACGACGCCCGTAGCAGCACCCGGCGCAAACAAGGCCCCGGCCCCCGCGAAAGCGCGCGAAGGGGCAGAGCCGCCCGTCACGCCCCCAACCGGCCGCCCCGCACGC
- a CDS encoding response regulator — MVFGRKDRRITRLLLVEDEPLVAFEVEHLLTHENYQIVATVDRVALAVTIIREADDIDLVLVDVELADGSGVEVARVAAEHGIPVLFVTGNFPEDAEPLASGHLAKPFAQRDLLAAISAIDATLAGVKPRRLPSGFRLFTQSGASREDRPPFVREGR; from the coding sequence ATGGTGTTCGGGCGGAAAGATCGACGGATCACGCGCCTTTTGCTGGTGGAAGATGAGCCGCTGGTGGCGTTCGAGGTCGAGCATCTGCTGACCCACGAAAATTATCAGATCGTCGCCACGGTCGATCGCGTGGCGCTGGCGGTGACGATCATCCGCGAGGCGGACGATATCGATCTGGTGCTCGTCGATGTCGAACTGGCTGATGGCAGCGGCGTGGAGGTTGCGCGAGTCGCGGCCGAGCACGGCATTCCGGTGCTGTTCGTCACAGGCAATTTCCCGGAAGATGCGGAGCCATTGGCGAGCGGCCACCTCGCCAAGCCCTTTGCTCAGCGCGATCTTCTCGCCGCGATCAGCGCGATCGATGCGACGCTGGCGGGGGTGAAGCCCCGCCGCCTGCCAAGTGGATTCCGCCTGTTCACGCAGAGCGGGGCATCACGCGAGGATCGGCCGCCCTTCGTCCGCGAAGGCCGCTGA
- a CDS encoding bifunctional folylpolyglutamate synthase/dihydrofolate synthase, with the protein MADHAISADPAVQAQLDRLWSLSPGADVLGLGRITQLLERVGNPHLRLPPVFHVAGTNGKGSTCAFLRAALEAAGLRVHAYTSPHLVRFNERIRLAGTLIDDATLAPLLAEVLDVGGDIGASFFEVTTAAAFLAFARTPADACVIEVGLGGRLDATNVLPKPAICGIAALGIDHEAFLLAAEAGTPEAPLDRIGFEKAGIAKPDVPLVTQHYPASVAASVAAVAAARGATVLARGTNWDISATGDTLRYRDQAGEITLPAPTLAGPYQIENAGLAVAMLWHQQAVPVDTAAIAYGISAARWPARMQPLGDGPLVRRLRPEQRRFGIWLDGAHNESAAAAIAGSWGGGAPTTIVIGMLANKDAHGVLRHLIGDRADCHVVAVPVPNHACHAPESLAAMAREYGATAATIADDVSAAFDALARSGFGKSVLVAGSLYLAGEVLAANDEPPA; encoded by the coding sequence ATGGCTGATCACGCGATCTCGGCCGATCCGGCGGTGCAGGCACAGCTCGATCGTTTGTGGTCGCTCTCCCCCGGCGCGGACGTGCTGGGGCTTGGGCGGATCACGCAGCTACTGGAGCGCGTCGGCAATCCGCATCTGCGCCTGCCGCCCGTGTTCCACGTCGCCGGGACCAACGGCAAGGGCTCGACCTGCGCGTTCCTGCGCGCCGCGCTGGAGGCCGCCGGGCTGCGCGTTCACGCTTATACCAGCCCGCACCTCGTCCGTTTCAACGAGCGTATCCGTCTGGCGGGCACGCTGATCGACGATGCCACGCTCGCGCCATTGCTGGCGGAGGTGCTCGACGTTGGCGGGGATATCGGCGCGAGCTTCTTCGAAGTGACTACCGCGGCGGCCTTTCTCGCGTTCGCGCGCACGCCGGCCGACGCCTGCGTGATCGAAGTCGGGCTCGGCGGGCGGCTTGACGCTACGAACGTTCTCCCCAAACCCGCGATCTGCGGCATCGCCGCGCTCGGCATCGATCACGAGGCATTCCTGCTCGCCGCGGAGGCCGGCACGCCCGAAGCGCCGCTCGATCGCATCGGCTTCGAGAAAGCGGGCATCGCCAAGCCCGATGTACCGCTCGTCACCCAGCATTATCCCGCATCGGTTGCAGCGAGCGTCGCCGCAGTCGCCGCCGCACGCGGTGCGACCGTGCTGGCACGAGGCACGAACTGGGACATATCGGCGACCGGCGATACGCTACGCTATCGCGACCAGGCCGGCGAGATCACGCTCCCGGCCCCGACGCTTGCCGGGCCGTATCAGATTGAAAACGCCGGGCTGGCAGTTGCCATGCTGTGGCACCAGCAAGCCGTGCCGGTCGACACCGCCGCGATCGCTTATGGTATCAGCGCCGCGCGCTGGCCCGCGCGGATGCAGCCACTTGGCGATGGGCCGCTCGTCCGTCGCCTGCGTCCCGAACAACGTCGCTTCGGAATATGGCTCGATGGCGCGCATAACGAATCCGCCGCCGCCGCGATCGCCGGATCATGGGGCGGAGGCGCGCCCACCACGATCGTTATCGGCATGCTCGCGAACAAGGATGCCCATGGCGTGCTGCGGCACCTGATCGGCGATCGGGCCGATTGCCATGTCGTCGCGGTGCCGGTCCCCAATCACGCCTGTCACGCCCCCGAATCGCTCGCGGCGATGGCGCGGGAATACGGCGCGACGGCAGCGACCATCGCCGATGATGTGAGCGCGGCATTCGATGCGCTCGCCCGATCGGGGTTCGGCAAATCCGTGCTGGTGGCGGGCTCGCTGTACCTCGCCGGTGAGGTGCTCGCGGCAAACGATGAGCCGCCTGCCTGA
- the accD gene encoding acetyl-CoA carboxylase, carboxyltransferase subunit beta: MSWLSSVRNALSFVVAKKETSPDNLWHKCKGCGQMVFTRELEENLSVCPKCDHHERIGPKDRFAQLMDAGSCVELPAPRAPEDPLKFRDSKRYAERLKAARASTGENDAFVNARGTIDGHRVVIGVQDFAFMGGSMGQAVGEAFIQGVEAAIADKAPYIVFTASGGARMQEGILSLMQMPRSTVAIQMLHDAGLPYIVVLTDPTSGGVMAAYAMLGDVHIAEPKAMLAFTGRRVIENTIREKLPDDFQTSEYLLEHGMLDMIVHRKDLRQQLATVISYLCHQRAAA; the protein is encoded by the coding sequence ATGAGCTGGCTTTCGAGCGTCCGCAACGCCCTTTCCTTCGTCGTCGCGAAGAAGGAAACATCCCCCGACAACCTGTGGCACAAGTGCAAGGGTTGCGGGCAGATGGTCTTCACCCGCGAGCTGGAGGAGAACCTCAGCGTCTGCCCGAAGTGCGATCATCATGAGCGGATCGGGCCGAAGGATCGCTTCGCGCAGCTTATGGACGCGGGAAGCTGCGTCGAGCTGCCGGCCCCGCGCGCGCCGGAAGACCCGCTCAAGTTCCGCGATTCGAAGCGCTATGCCGAACGCCTCAAGGCGGCCCGCGCCAGCACCGGCGAAAACGATGCGTTCGTCAACGCGCGCGGGACGATCGACGGCCATCGCGTCGTGATCGGCGTGCAGGATTTCGCCTTCATGGGCGGATCGATGGGCCAGGCGGTGGGAGAGGCGTTCATTCAGGGCGTCGAAGCCGCGATCGCGGACAAGGCGCCATACATCGTCTTCACCGCATCGGGCGGCGCGCGGATGCAGGAAGGCATATTGAGCCTGATGCAGATGCCGCGTTCGACCGTCGCGATCCAGATGCTTCACGACGCGGGCCTGCCCTATATCGTGGTGCTGACCGATCCGACTTCGGGCGGGGTGATGGCTGCTTATGCCATGCTGGGCGACGTGCATATCGCCGAGCCGAAGGCGATGCTGGCCTTCACCGGGCGGCGTGTGATCGAGAATACGATCCGCGAGAAGCTGCCGGATGATTTCCAGACATCGGAATATCTGCTCGAGCATGGGATGCTCGACATGATCGTCCATCGCAAGGATCTGCGTCAGCAACTGGCGACGGTGATTTCCTACCTCTGCCACCAGCGCGCGGCGGCCTGA